A DNA window from Ipomoea triloba cultivar NCNSP0323 chromosome 10, ASM357664v1 contains the following coding sequences:
- the LOC116033512 gene encoding magnesium transporter MRS2-3-like produces the protein MKGNPPAKLNGDSPVDDGDPLRTNNPLPGGVIVGGVLRKKAAGIRPWLLLDSTGQAQVVEVGKHAIMRRTGLPARDLRILDPLLSYPSTVLGRERAIVINLEHIKAIITAQEVLLLNSRDPSVAPFVDELQHRILRHHQATNSQEAGVGQDNADWENLYGFEEPQPNRASPQSYSGGFPPKDEEGKADGKQQAGENRDGLKLLPFEFVALEACLEAACSCLDNEARTLEQEAHPALDKLTSKISTLNLERVRQIKSRLVAITGRVQKVRDELEHLLDDDDDMAEMYLTEKLLQQLEGSSVSSINEQDGLDEGVIQEDLIDRIPAEVSMGANTGSTSYDADLPHIDRQPERLNTLGRGSQGTRTSTTHSAISKHLDVEELEMLLEAYFVQIDGTLNKLSTLREYVDDTEDYINIMLDDKQNHLLQMGVMLTAATLVISAFVVVAGVFGMNIGIDLFKPEKAGMPEFLWTIGGGCTGSIFLYVIAIAWCKHKRLLE, from the exons ATGAAAGGCAATCCTCCGGCGAAGCTCAACGGCGATTCGCCGGTCGACGATGGAGATCCCCTCCGCACTAACAATCCCTTGCCAGGAGGCGTAATCGTCGGCGGTGTGCTGCGAAAGAAGGCTGCCGGGATCCGGCCGTGGCTTCTCCTGGACTCTACTGGGCAAGCGCAGGTAGTGGAGGTGGGAAAACATGCTATCATGCGCCGGACTGGGCTTCCGGCCCGGGATCTTCGGATTCTGGACCCACTCCTGTCTTACCCTTCCACTGTGCTCGGCCGTGAGCGGGCAATCGTCATCAATCTGGAGCATATTAAGGCCATTATTACAGCACAAGAGGTCCTTCTCCTCAATTCTAGAGACCCTTCTGTTGCTCCTTTCGTCGATGAGCTCCAGCACAGAATTCTGCGTCACCACCAAGCTACCAATTCCCAG GAAGCTGGAGTTGGTCAGGATAATGCAGACTGGGAAAATCTGTATGGTTTTGAAGAGCCACAACCAAATAGAGCTAGCCCTCAAAGCTATTCTGGGGGTTTCCCGCCTAAAGACGAGGAGGGTAAAGCAGATGGGAAACAGCAAGCTGGTGAGAATCGAGATGGGCTAAAGCTTCTTCCATTTGAATTTGTTGCACTTGAGGCATGCCTAGAGGCTGCTTGCAGTTGCTTGGATAATGAG GCAAGAACATTGGAGCAGGAAGCTCATCCTGCATTAGATAAATTGACTTCAAAGATTAGTACTTTGAACTTGGAGCGTGTCCGTCAAATTAAAAGCCGCTTGGTTGCAATAACTGGGCGTGTTCAGAAG GTAAGAGATGAACTGGAGCATCTACTAGATGACGATGATGATATGGCTGAGATGTATTTGACTGAAAAACTTCTGCAACAACTTGAGGGTTCTTCTGTTTCATCCATAAATGAGCAAGATGGCTTGGATGAAGGAGTTATTCAGGAAGATTTGATTGATAG GATTCCTGCTGAGGTCTCAATGGGAGCAAATACTGGTTCCACCAGCTATGATGCTGATCTTCCTCATATTGATCGCCAGCCTGAAAGATTAAATACACTTGGCCGAGGTAGTCAAGGAACACGGACAAGTACAACACATAGTGCTATTAGCAAGCATCTTGATGTGGAGGAGCTTGAAATGCTCTTAGAAGCATACTTTGTTCAGATCGATGGCACATTGAATAAACTCTCCACT CTCCGGGAGTATGTGGATGACACAGAAGATTACATCAACATTATGCTTGACGACAAACAGAACCATCTTCTGCAAATGGGAGTCATGTTGACAGCAGCAACTCTAGTCATAAGTGCATTTGTGGTTGTGGCAGGAGTTTTTGGCATGAATATTGGTATTGATTTGTTTAAACCTGAAAAAGCTGGGATGCCAGAGTTCTTGTGGACCATTGGTGGTGGTTGCACTGGTAGTATTTTCCTGTATGTGATTGCAATTGCCTGGTGTAAGCACAAACGATTACTTGAGtaa
- the LOC116032880 gene encoding uncharacterized protein LOC116032880: MDYGTLGDSECSSGCESGWTLYLENSYMAPYGGNRFLEGKGGFSQENGYEEEEEEEDLSMVSDASSGPPQFVEEEDYGNDNNNGCSYHAAPPVNSAPALPVKRQKKKENRRRSIGEHPSALDDTASSPIFNLSNNNFTINNQASVENVVLDFSQGYSTTHLQGRSVYQEQYGFFMPSLLPENQLLVQNQWYEGKKWG; encoded by the exons ATGGATTATGGAACATTGGGGGATTCAGAATGTAGCAGTGGATGTGAGTCTGGATGGACTCTATACTTGGAGAACTCATACATGGCTCCCTATGGGGGCAATAGATTTCTTGAAGGGAAAGGGGGGTTTAGTCAAGAAAATGgatatgaagaagaagaagaggaagaggacTTATCTATGGTGTCTGATGCATCTTCTGGACCTCCAcagtttgttgaagaagaagactATGGCAATGACAACAACAATGGCTGCTCTTATCATGCTGCTCCTCCTGTTAACTCTGCACCTGCATTGCCTGTGAAGAggcagaagaagaaggaaaatcgACGTCGGAGCATCGGGGAACACCCTTCTGCTCTTGATGACACAGCCAGCTCTCCCATCTTCAACTTGAGTAAT AATAATTTCACAATCAACAATCAAGCTTCAGTGGAGAATGTGGTATTGGATTTCTCACAGGGATACTCCACAACTCACTTGCAG GGGAGATCCGTATACCAGGAACAGTATGGTTTCTTCATGCCATCTCTACTCCCTGAAAACCAGTTGCTGGTACAGAATCA GTGGTATGAAGGGAAGAAGTGGGGGTGA
- the LOC116031481 gene encoding nucleobase-ascorbate transporter 7-like: MTGGAKEDEFGPHPVKDQLPGVDFCVNSNPSWAEAIILGFQHYLVMLGTTVIIPTIIVPQMGGTHREKAELVQTLLFVSGVNTLLQSWFGSRLPVVIGGSYRFIIPVIYVALSSRFNAYLDPRERFKHTLRGMQGALIVSSILPILIGFLGIWRILVRFLSPLSAVPLVTLVGLGLYEHGFPLLAECVEVGLPELIVLILFSQYIPQWWKSNRPVVDRYAVLFSVGIVWTFAALLTVAGAYKNRPLQTQFSCRVDRSGLISGASWIRFPYPWQWGTPTVNAGETLIMLAAAFVALIESTGSFIAAARFGSATHPPASVISRGIGWLGMGILFDGLWGTGVGSTVSVENVGLVALTRVGSRRVIQISAIFMLFFSILGKFGAVVASIPLPIVGALYCVLFAFMSSAGLGLLQFCNLNSFRTKFILGFSFFMGLSVPQYFNGYVITTNHGPVRTHSAWFNEMMQVVFTSPATVAGMVALFLDLTLARGHAQTRRDSGRHWWARFKYFERDARSAEFYSLPYNLSNYFPSV; encoded by the exons ATGACAGGAGGAGCTAAGGAGGATGAATTTGGGCCTCATCCTGTGAAGGATCAACTCCCTGGTGTTGATTTCTGTGTCAATAGCAACCCTTCTTGGG CCGAAGCCATCATTCTGGGTTTTCAGCACTATCTCGTCATGCTAGGGACTACTGTGATCATTCCCACCATCATTGTTCCTCAAATGGGCGGCACTCAT AGGGAGAAAGCTGAATTGGTACAAACATTGCTCTTTGTTTCGGGGGTGAACACGCTGTTGCAATCTTGGTTTGGATCCCGGCTTCCTGTTGTGATTGGTGGATCATACAGATTCATAATTCCAGTTATATATGTTGCATTATCTAGTAGATTCAACGCATATCTTGATCCTCGTGAG AGGTTTAAACACACATTGCGAGGAATGCAAGGGGCTCTTATTGTTTCATCTATACTTCCCATACTAATTGGATTTCTTGGAATCTGGAGAATTCTTGTGAG GTTCCTTAGCCCTCTTTCTGCTGTCCCTTTGGTAACCCTCGTTGGCCTCGGGCTTTATGAACATGGATTCCCACTG CTAGCGGAATGTGTTGAGGTTGGCCTTCCAGAGTTGATTGTTCTAATACTGTTTTCTCAG TATATTCCACAATGGTGGAAATCCAATCGACCTGTGGTTGACAGATATGCAGTCCTGTTTTCGGTGGGGATAGTATGGACATTCGCTGCCCTCTTGACTGTAGCAGGCGCGTACAAAAATAGACCACTTCAGACTCAGTTCAGTTGCCGTGTAGACCGCTCTGGGCTTATCAGTGGCGCTTCATG GATAAGATTTCCATATCCGTGGCAATGGGGCACTCCCACTGTCAATGCTGGAGAAACTCTCATCATGCTCGCTGCAGCTTTCGTTGCTCTAATCGAG TCTACTGGATCGTTTATTGCAGCTGCAAGGTTCGGTAGTGCCACCCACCCGCCAGCTTCTGTCATAAGCCGCGGCATTGGCTGGTTG GGAATGGGCATTCTGTTTGATGGTTTATGGGGAACGGGCGTTGGATCTACGGTCTCAGT TGAAAACGTTGGTCTTGTGGCATTGACGCGAGTGGGGAGCAGAAGGGTGATTCAAATATCAGCTATCTTTATGCTTTTCTTTTCCATACTAG GAAAGTTTGGGGCAGTTGTTGCATCGATACCATTGCCAATCGTGGGAGCTCTCTACTGCGTCTTGTTCGCCTTCATGT CTTCTGCAGGCCTTGGTTTACTCCAGTTCTGCAACCTTAACAGCTTCAGGACAAAGttcatcctaggattctcattTTTCATGGGACTCTCAGTGCCTCAATACTTCAATGGCTATGTCATAACAACTAATCATGGCCCTGTACGCACACACTCTGCTTGG TTCAACGAGATGATGCAAGTGGTGTTCACCTCTCCGGCGACGGTGGCCGGAATGGTGGCCCTGTTCTTGGACCTGACCCTTGCAAGAGGCCATGCCCAGACCAGAAGAGACAGTGGGAGGCATTGGTGGGCTAGGTTCAAGTACTTTGAGAGAGATGCCCGGAGTGCAGAGTTCTATTCTTTGCCCTATAATCTTTCCAACTACTTCCCGTCGGTGTAA